CAATATATAAACGAAATCAGAAACCCTAGAGACTccaccctctctcctctcctcactCCACTCTCCAGAGCGACGGCGCTCAAGCGCGACTCCTCTCCTCCGCGCGACTGCGCCCGAGCACGACTCCCTCTCCCCGAGCGACTCCCCCTCTCCCCCAGCGACGGCGCATAGGACCgcgcccctctccctcccccgCACCCTCCCTCTCTCCCACCTGACCGCGCCCCTCCGACGGGAGCCAgctccctcttctccctctctgACCGGTGGCATCAGCGCGTgtggaggccggatccggcggcggcgaggccagATCTGGCTCAGCTGCCTCTTCTCCCTCCCCGAGCAGCACGGATCCATGGCGCGCAggggcggccacggcggcgcagCGCAGGAACCCTCCACCGACGGCGGGCTCGCGGTGTCCTTCCACGGCGACGGCTAGCTGGTCGCGAGCACGGGGGCGGACGGAGGGCGACCGTCCcggcggacggcggcggcagcTCGGAGGGCTGCTTGCGGTTGCGTCTCGGGCTCGGTCTCGGAGGGCTCCAATCGGCCACTCGGCCTATACAGGTACCCTCACggcctcaccctcaccctcaccGTCTATTGCGCCCGCCACAGCGCACAAAGGCGCCACAGGACGCCAAATCGGCGCCACGGGGACGCCacggcgctatggcggacgccataCACGCCGGAGCCGTGGCGTCGCCGTGGCAAGAGCCAGAAAAACGCCACAGCGATATGGCGACGATATAGCGTCGGTATAGCGACGCCTTAACAACTATGATGGCTTCTCTGTTGTGTGTTGCTTAGTCTTTGATGAGTTTCTTCTCCATTCATTTAGGATTCAGGATGCAATGTTATTCATGGTTGGTTACTTGGTTTATGACAACATTAGACTAAGTGTTATAGTACTTTCTCTGTTATTCATGTTATAGGAACATATCCAAACTTCCaattccaaagagaaagaagtaaaTCCTGTGGAACATAACTTTTCTTGGCAAAGCTTATTGAATAACTATCTCAGTCCATCCTGCATATGTGTAGTATAAACCAGAAAAGTAAGCTAGGTTCGAATGTATGGGGGAGATATCTCTGTGTTATATACAATAGGTAAAAATGCTTGTTATTATGTTGCTGCTATGTATAGATTGCAAACATGTCTTGCTACATAATAATATAGGTTTTTGATACTAGCAGCAAACAAacaaacaacaacaaagccttttagtcccaagcaagttggggtaggctagagttgaagcccaacatgagcccctagtcacggttcaggccTTTTCGATACTAGCAGCAACGTTGTTAAATTATTTTTTGAAACAAACGTTGTTAAATTATACACTTGTTGCCATAGGAATCTCTTCTATGTCTTTTCAAACCAGATGTTATGAGTAAGCACTGTTCCATTTTTTCCATGTGCATAGCATGCCATACATCTTGAAGTCTAGATGCACCTTTATTTATTTGGGTCTTTGAGTTGCATCTGAGAAATTGTGCTTATGCTTTCAGTTTTCAATCAAAAGACCTTGTATGATGCATACAAGAAGAGGACCAAGAATATAGAAGTTGACATGGAGGCTTACAATAAAGCCAAGGAAGCTGATCCTGAATTCTACCGTGATGCCTCAAGTCTCCAGTATGGGAAGGTACTGCTGCCATCGTGCCATCACATCACATCAACAAATCCTTGAATGTCCTTCTGGAAACAAGTCCTCAACTGGCTGCTTTGTGTTTTGCCTTGCACAGGTGTCCAATGTCCCAGAAGAAAATATTGACAAAATGGTCAAGGAACTCAAGGAGCGGGAAGAGAAGCAGAAATCGTTCAGCAGGAGGCGCAAGTTCAACGAAGACAAGGACATTGACTCGATCAACGACCGTAATGAGCACTTCAACAAGAAGATTGAGCGTGCCTTTGGCAAGTACACGCTCGAGATCAAGAACAACCTCGAAAGAGGTACTGCCTTGCCGGACTAAAACCTTACACAGCAGCAATCTTCTGGCGTTCAAGCTAACCGCTCAACTAGAGGCGAGTGCCCCTGCTGTTGTTTCCTTTTTCTCGTGGTTACTTGTATGCTTGTAACTTGAGGCCACAGTTCCATTGTGACTTGTAAGAAACCTGAACTGGGTTGTAATGACACGAGGCTGAAGCAATGTACAAACAGTTGTGTATGCATGTGAGCTGAATGGAATGATTGATTTGTAATGGTGTATATACCGCGTCCTGGTTTGTGTAATTTAAAATCAATTCTGGGACATTGAGAGCGACCTCTGTGTGTGTCTCTACATAGTATATAACTACTGAGGCAGACACCCTGAAACAAACCTGAGAAGAGAGGAGACACAAACCGAGGTAGTCCCTCTCCCATTCTCTTCGTTCTCCTTCCTCGTTTGTCCGAGGTCCTGCAAAGCTCCATCACTTACTTTGCATTTCCTTCCTGCGTTACGCCAGCTCTCCCACCGGCAGCTCGGCAGAAGCGAACCTCTCCCACCCGCTCGGCAGAAGCCAACCTTGACGACGACCTGCTGGTGCTTGACgcagagtttgtgcttgttgATTTCTTCCTCGTCAGGTATGCTGGTGCTGCTTCATCAATTCTTTAATCTTTAATACAAGTataaaaacatggattgtttcttCAAACAAAAGGTTGCTTATATCTCTGTTTAGCCTCACCGAGTGAAGACCAATTCAAAGTAGCAACCAGGTCAACAATAACCTTTGTAGCCTGTCCTCCACTTCAAACCGCCCATTTTTAAAATTCTTGTCATCTTGCCATCAGCACAAAACAAATCCTTAATGGGTTTATTCCATTTTGTTGGTTGTTGCACATGTCACTTTCTTCTACCATCACCATGTTCAGCACCCCCGCGTTACTCTATTTATATGCCCTCATACTCTCTCAGCTTGCTCCTACATTAATCATACACAAGCTACTTATACAATATATGGTACGTCCCTTTCTACTACCAACTACTATACTGCTCCCAGTTTCTGCCCTGTTGTTTCCCAATCTTCCTTCTTGTTCCATCAAAACACATGCTCTCTTTTCTGTTCATCCTGCACTTACTGCTCTAGTTTTTTTCTTGTACAAACACCCTGATTGTTTGCTGCCTCCCTACCAGCTTTCCAGTTCTTGTGGTCTCCCAATCAGCATCTGATACCGGTATTCAGTTCCTTGCATAAACTTGCCAGGCAATGTCCAAGACTGAGAGCAGAAAGCTGTCCGATGACTATGAAGTTGTGGATGTCCTTGGCCGAGGCGGGTTCTCGATAGTGAGGAGGGGAGTGAGCAAATCGGAGGGGAAGACCCAGGTCGCCATAAAGACCTTGCGAAGGCTTGGCCCGGCCATGAACGGGATCCAGCAAGGGTCAAAGGGTGGCCTTCCGATGTGGAAGCAGGTATCCATCTCTGACGCCTTGCTCACCAACGAGATTCTCGTCATGAGGAGGATAGTTGAGAACGTCGCGCCGCATCCGAACGTCATAGGCCTGCATGATGTGTACGAGGATGCGCATGGCGTGCACCTGATCCTGGAGCTGTGCTCTGGTGGTGAACTGTTTGATAGGATAGTGGGGCGTGACCGGTACTCGGAGTTCGATGCAGCAGCTGTTATTCGTCAGATTGCTAAGGGGTTGGAGGCTCTTCATAAGGCAAACATCATACACAGGGACTTGAAGCCAGAGAACTGCCTCTTCTCTGACAAGAATGAAGATTCCACGTTGAAAATCATGGATTTTGGTCTAAGTTCTGTCGAAGATTTCAGCGACCCAATTGTGACTCTGTTCGGGTCGATAGATTATGTTTCGCCAGAAGCTCTCTCAAGGCAAGATGTTTCAGCTGCAAGTGATATGTGGTCCGTTGGGGTAATTCTATATATTCTGTTATCTGGGTATGTTTGATCAACCTTCCTTGTGATTCTCCCCTGGTTTGATTTCCTGTTTATATCCTGATGAATTTCACTTGGTGTGATTACAGATGCCCGCCATTTCATGCACCAACTAATCGAGAAAAGCAGCAAAGGATACTGCAAGTAAGTCTTACTGTGGCTAGTCTCTGGACATCATGTTGCTCCATTTGAGTTCATAGCTGTTCAGAATTATCCTGCCTTTTCATGTTTCATGTGTTCACAGTTTGAGCATTCCTACGACCTGATCTGACATAAGTAACACGTTGGCTCACTTGTAGTGTAAATAGGAGCCAAATTAAATTCTATGAAAATACCTTTTATTTGTTAACAAAACTATAATCATTTGATAGCACATACCATATGTCATAGTCATGAATGTAGTGCAGTTTAGATTTCCATTCACTTATGGTATTAATGATATATGCTCTTCCAACCTAAATTACATTTAAAAGAAGAGAACCTAGGTGGGCCTAGGTAAGATTTTGGAGCAATCGTTTCATAGCATGGAAGCAGGCCTCTCAATCAATACTGAAGAACTGCCTTCTTCTGGTAGCTGTTGGCAGTCATATTTGATCTGTCCTATCTGTCATTCTGTTTTAAAGGCCAATTTCCCTAGAGGTGTCAAAGTACTAGCACCTAAACAGACCTTCCTGTTGGCTTGGGTGTACAAATTGTTCTTGATACCTTGCTATGTCCAATCAAATCGCTCAGGGAAATACAAAAAGGTAAGTTAATATGGACATAAGATCAGAATAAGGCAACCCAACCTCTCAAAAAGGAATTGAACCATTTTCTTGAAGAAGTGAGGTTTCAAAAATCTAGAATTGTCTTTGGATTACATGATGGTGTACTCTTAACTGCTTACATGTTTCAACAAAGATGGCGTCACTTGTCTTAAGTTGCTATCCCTAAATCTGGAGGTTTTGCTCTAATGATGTGTGCTCTTCATTCTCCTTTCAGGGAGAATTCAGTTTCCAGGACCATACATGGAAAACAATATCTTCATCAGCCAAAGAATTGATTTCCAGGCTTCTTTCTGTTGAGCCTTACAAGAGGCCAACAGCAAGTGATGTCTGTCCcatgctttttttttttcttctcttccaTCCATATTGCCATATTGGCCAATCCGAATTACATATAACTGTGCTTATTAAAGTCGCGGACCTTGTTGTCTTGCATCATTTGGACCAGCTTCTGGGGCATCCTTGGGTGATTGGAGACTGGGCAAAGCAAGACCTCATGGACGCAGAGGTCATATCAAAGCTGCAGAGGTTCAATGCTAGAAGGAAACTGCGGGCAGCGGCAATCGCAAGTGTCCTCAGCAGCAAGGTGGCGTTGAGGACAAAAAGGCTGAGGAACCTTTTGGGAACACATGACCTGAGCTCAGAGGAGCTAGACAATCTGCGGGCTCATTTCGCACGAATGTGAGTATATAAGGAATTTGTTTAGTACTCGAGTTTTGATTCTAGCACTCATTTAGCAATAACACGAGGTTGAACTGAAGATTATAAACTGTTCAAAATGTGTCTAGATCCATATTCTCCGGAATTGATTTTAAGCATAGAATTACCTGTACTTCGTGAGGGAAGTGCATAGTAATTGGTAATCATGATGTTTATGTTTGGCGTGTCCTTGACCTATCTACATGGAGTTATGATCATTGAGAAGCTGTAGCATTATAAACATGATAGTGTGCATTCTCGAGTTTTGCACGAATGTCAGTATATGAGGAATTTGACCCCTTACTTTGTACTTGGTTTGGTACTCGAGTTTTGATTCTAGCATTCTTATTTAGCAGTAAGATGGGTTGGCGTGAAGACTGTAAGCTGTTCAAAACGTGCCTTATATCCATGTTCATGATCACTGAGATCTCAGAAGCTGTAGCATGAAAACATGATAGTGTGCATTATTGCTTCCTTCATTCGCCGGAGAAATTTCATTATACAGCAACAAGCAATTGTTGCTGGCAAAAATGAAATCTTCACATAGTTAGTTCTGAAACCTTTtcactgaaaagaaaaagaacacctGGTATGCTGTGCCGAGTGTAGATGTGCGGATGGCGAGAACGCGACGCTGGTGGAGTTCGAGCAGGTGCTGAAGGCGATGAAGCTGGAGTCGCTGGTCCCTCTGGCGCCGCGCGTGTTCGACCTGTTCGACAACAACCGCGACGGCACGGTGGACATGAGGGAGATCCTGTGCGGGCTCTCCAGCCTCCGGAACTCCCGCGGCGACGACGCGCTCCGGCTCTGCTTCCAGGTGATGACAATTGGAGGACGCTTTTTTCTGCATACCAAGCAATAATCACTGTCACTCTGATTCATCATAGCGGCCATCGAATGGCTGTCCGGTGACGACTGAGATACTGAACGACTGAAAAAAAAATGACGTGTCAGATGTACGACGCCGACCGGTCCGGGTGCATCAGCAAGGACGAGCTGGCGTCGATGCTGCGAGTAAGAAGCCCGTCCTTCCTCTACGATATGTTCTGATGATCGAGTTTGCATTGTGCCGGAGATAGGTGTATGGCATGCAGGTGCAGGAGTTGTGTTGTGACCGCGTGCTTGGTGTTGGCGTTGCAGGCGCTGCCCGAGGAGTGTCTGCCGGGCGACATCACGGAGCCCGGGAAGCTGGACGAGGTGTTCGACGAGATGGACGCCAACGGCGACGGCAAGGTGAGCTTCGACGAGTTCAAGGCGGCGATGCAGAGGGACAGCGCCCTCCAGGACGTCGTCCTCTCGTCCCTCCGGCCTCCGGCGCCGGGGCAGTAGATGTAGACGGAGCGAGAGAGATTCAGCCCAGTCCAGCAGCTCGTTCCCTTCCCTTCCCACGAGAACACCAACAACACAACAGCATTGATCAGTACGGCACTGTACGGAGTATTAGCATCATCAATCAATCATGTCTgaacttttccttttccttttgttGCTTGTCCCGTTGTCCGGTGGAAACGCGTGGAGAGCCTCGATGGATCCATCCTACTAGATGGCTGTGCTGTTGTGTGTTTCTGGAGCCCGGGACGCATCGGTTCGCCCGATGCTGTGTTCATGGCACTGGCAGCAGGCAGCAGCTGTGGTGACTGGCCGTGGCCGGTGGTGAGTCTGCCTACGGACAGCGTCGTTCTTTGCCGGACACACCCTGCGTTTGGAAGCGTGCACGTTTCGTGGGCCTCGCGAGAGTAGGGAAGACAGAGCAGGCCCATGGAATTCTTTCTCTCTCTTGGCGCACCTGGGCCGGGCTGTAGTACTTGCCGCAGGCGATGGGACTATGGGAGGGGAGAGAAGGTGGGCTGGGCCGAAACAAAATAAAATGTAAAGAAAGCGTCAGAGGCCAGCTGGGCCAGCGGTTGGCACGGTCGTACTCGATCGTCGCCCAAAGCAGCGTGTATGCAATCCGTCACGGTCGTCTGGTCGTAATAACCGTAATAAAAAAAATAGTGGCCACCGGGTTTTgtgcttaggccctgtttagattccaaaaattttcacctcaaagtgtcacatcgaatcttgcggtacatgcatggagtactaaatgtagacgaaaaacaaaactaattgcacagttggatgagaaattgcgagacgaaactttcaaacctaattagtccataattagacactaattgccaaatacaaacaaagtgctacagtagccaaaaccaaaattttttgccaactaaacgcgcccttagcaGCCAGGGAAGTGAGACATGGTCACACTCGGCAGTTTTATAAACAGTCCTGTTCTATGGCCCTGCTTGGATCTTCAATTTTTAAGAATTTGGATTTTGAAAATTTGGTGGGATCCAAACAGGCTAGTTTTTACCCAGTTTCTTTTGCCAATTTTTGCTAGATCTTTAAAAACCAAGAAGCTGTTGATACTCAGCTTTTGCTAGTTTCTTGTGACCCAAAGAATAATAAATCATGTATAAGGGGGATCCAAACACCCTGGCTCGTTTTTGTTTAGAATCCAGTTTTTATAAACTAGAAATAAGAACTGTTTTTAAGAATTCGAAACCGATCAAACATGGCCTATATAGTACGTATGTGTTTCATTTCAGACCTTTCTAAAAAGGAGTATGGTACAACTCTCGTTCCACGTCACGTTCTTGTCGTTTCGGGAACGTTTCATGAACATggatataataatataataatactCCTATATGCTGAGCAGTGAGCGCCCAGCGTTCCAAAAAGATGATGATGCTGTCATGCAAGCAACACAAGCACGGGCCTTGTTTAGGTTGTAAGTTTTTCACTTTTTCTTCATCATGTTAaatttttggacacatacatgaagtattaaatgtagataaaaaaaataactaattacacagtttgattgtaaattacgagacgaatcttttgagcctagttagaccataattgaacaataattataaaatacaaacgaaagtgctatagtgtcAGATACTAATTCCTATCCTTAATCTAATAAGGCCACGGTGAAGTTTGGTCGGTGGTCCCCCGATCCAATCGCAATCCGTGGCACGTGATGGACAGGCACATGGTGGATGTGAGGCCGTCTTTGTACTTTGCCGCCGGGTCGGATCGGGTCGTCGGCGCGGCTCCCGGGGGCTCGAAAAGGCCAAAGGCTGCCTTTTCGTCCTTGCTTGGCTGGATGGAAAAGTTGACAACCACATGCATTTTTTTGATATGACACAACCACATGCAGTTGAGTGCTCCGGCCCACAAAGCAATTAATCTGTATATACTTATTCGGTATAATGGATAATAGCATTTTTAACATATATTTAGTTAAACCTAAAAATATTTACAGCTTTTTAAATATCGAATATTTTTTTGAATCGTGTGTATACTCGGTTTTGCTTGGCTGTGAGAGGAAAAGGAGGCTATTGAAACCGCCATCGGCAAGTAGGGCTGCCGACGAAGGATACCTTTTCGCAGCTGACGGCAAATTAAAGGCAAGCATGTGTAGATCTTCACGAGTCACGACCACCACGCCATGCGCTTGCACGGCTTTGATCAGAGCGCCTACTTTTCGCTTCGCTACACTGCATCATGGGTCGCAGATCGATCGACCTTGCTCGTCCATGGCATGGCCCATGGGTCAGCATCACATCACACTCATCAGTTTGCAGCGCGGGCGTGGCCGGAAAAGAAAAACCGATGCAGCATCGGGGTTATATATGGGTGGTGTTGTACTAAGCATGGCCCCGCTTTGATTTCGGGCTTTATTTGCCTAAACTAAGGAAAACCTAACGCCCATGCACACTAAATATCTATCCCCAATAATAATAATTCTCTACAATCACTCaacttaggccctatttggatctAAAATGCTAATTATTAGCATCTTAATTAGCTCCTTTAGATCCAAAAGTCTAGCtaatagtgtcggtgtttcggatcaccggctagtaaatttgtatctgcaCGTCTGAcctagatggtgtgctcggaggacacaaggatttatactagttcgggtggaatgtccctacgtccagtctgctgctgctcgtggtaCCGGCActagcttgtagtaggggttacaaacgggcgagagataGAGAAGTTCCCAAGTCTCCGGTGAAAAGATCGAATGGAGTCGAGTCTTGGTGAGCTCGTTCAGCTGTGTGTTTGTTCACCGTCCCACCCCAACCGTGTGCTcgtgcttccccttttataggtgaaggggaaggcgcaggttacagagagaaagaaggagaaaagcgaggaagaagaaggctctagggccgtcgggtccttcttcacCTTCATACGGGTCCCACCGACGATGTAGATGATGatggggacggctccacgtcgggctcctgttcaccactggtgccatgccCCGACATCATCAGCTAGTCATGGCGTCCCATCCTGTCCCAGCGGACGACGCGACGAACCGACATGTCAGTCAGTGGTCGTACGGGGAGTAGGCAGCCCAGcgaccatgcacctatcactgttggAGATGTAAACCCCCGACCGTAGCCTAACGTGGCCATGGGTCACGTCGAGATGTTCTCGCTTCCTTCCCGGTGTCAAAAGTTTGACCCCGGGGtcgtactcttagacccgtagtggttggaggcggtacgggtccccgtcgggcgagacggagcctacgccccaggggttgggcgagacgaagcccgtacCCTCAGGGTTAGGCGAGATGGATCTCGTATCCTTAGGGTTGGGCGACATAGGGCCTGTGCCCAAGGGGTCGGTTGAGATGGAGCCGGTACCCTTGGTGTCGGGTGACATGGGGCCCAtgcccgaggggtcgggcaaCATGGggcccgtgccctcagggtcggaCGAGATGAAGACCGTCCTTTCGGGGTTGGTCGAGACTAAAACACGTCATTGATTATCTAGGCGAGTTGTCATCTGTGGTCCTCAGATCCCCtcttcgggtatccctaatattgatacccgaagtagcccccgagcctacgaagGGGTAGGATACTCCTTTATAGGCTTTTTTATATGGAGGGACTTCAAAGGCCTCGATCTTCTGCTGCCCGTGGGATGCCTTGGTGGGTTGCGATTCCCTTCTATCACGACCAGACTCCTTGGGAACATGTAGCTGCGGGATTCGGGGGGCCGgaaaagatttctcttgattccgatcccttcctaggatccgatggatcTACCATCATCCTGCGACCACGtatttggtctccttgtgagtccaacttccctcaagcCCCCGCGCGtagtaggggtccggtcgaggggttGGCTTATCTTGTGATCGTCGTCCCTCAaacatttttttgataaaacggaggggctgagccgtgccatgttttcctcgatggacaaatcatggtgctcggtgagctattaacgggctagtccgagtggggcctcaGCTTCTCGTTTGtgggggtctagcatgggtcagctggtgaccaactctagattcttagcggccaatccatatagttcttgggttcgTTCAACCGGTCCCAAGGGatcattgcctttcttcgaggaaaaaccatggattggGAACTGATCAAGACTCGAACATGGACCAGGATGCCCACAACGCTCATGCGCTCAGGTTCTAgtcgctagtgggcccatccctttccaccccacTCTAAAGGCGCCCCGGAGCGGTTGTGAACCGGTCGGTGTTTTggatcaccggctagtaaatttatatctaTGCGTCTGGCCCGAATGGTgtactcggaggacacaaggatttatactagtttaggcagaatatccctacatccagtctgttgctgctcgtgttacccaCACTAGTTTATaataggggttacaaatgagcgAAAGAGAGAGAAgttcctaagtctctggtgaaaagatcgaATGGAGTCGAGTCTTGCTGAGCGCATTCAGCTGTGTGTTCATTCGTCGCCCCGCAACCATGTGCTcgtgcttccccttttataggtgaaggagaAGGTGCATGTTACaaggagaaagaaggagaaaagcgagggagaagaaggcctccatgGCTGtcgtgtccttcttctccttcatgcgggtcctacCGACGCTGTAGATGGTGACGTGGATGGCTCCACATTGGGCTCCTATTCACCACTGGTGCCTTGCCCCGACATCATTAGCTGGTCATGGCGTCCCATTCTGTCCCAGCAGACGGCGTGGCGAATCGACGTGCCGGTCAGCGGTCGTACAAGGAGTAGGTAGCACAACAACCACACACCTATCACTATTGGCGATGTAAACCCCTGAGCATGGCCTGATGTGGccatgggtcatgttgagatgtgcctGCTTTCCTcccggtgtcagaagtttgactctagggtcgtactcttagacccgtagtggttgaagGTGGTACGGGTCcccgtcgagcgagacagagctcacGCCCCAGGGGTTGGGTAAGACGGAGCCTGTGCCCTTAGGGTTAGGCGAGACGGCTCATGtatccttggggtcgggtgacacGAGCTCgtgcccaaggggtcaggcgagatggagcctataCCCTTGGGATTGGTCGACACAGGGCCtatgcccaaggggttggttgacaCGGGGCCCGTACCCTTAGGGTCAGGTGAGACGAAGACCATCCCTTCAGGGTCGGTCAAGACTAAAACACATCCTTGATTATCTAGGTGAGTCATCGTCCGTGGTCCTCAGATCCCCtcttcgggtatccctaatactgataacCAATAGTAGCCCTTGCAcctacggaggagtaggatactcctccATAGGCTTTTTAGGATGGAGGGACTTCGAGGGCCTCAATCTTCTGCTGCCCATGGGATGCCTTGGTGGGTTGCAATTCCCTTTTGTCATGATCGGACTCCTTCggaatgggggagcatccacacGGGGGTTGGGACTACGGTTCATGTCTTGACCATCGTGCTAAGCTCGATGTGCGACATTGTCGCCCTgattggccaggtatgatatgaccatgcttcCGACCCTCATTTTCC
The nucleotide sequence above comes from Miscanthus floridulus cultivar M001 chromosome 18, ASM1932011v1, whole genome shotgun sequence. Encoded proteins:
- the LOC136520815 gene encoding calcium and calcium/calmodulin-dependent serine/threonine-protein kinase isoform X2, whose translation is MSKTESRKLSDDYEVVDVLGRGGFSIVRRGVSKSEGKTQVAIKTLRRLGPAMNGIQQGSKGGLPMWKQVSISDALLTNEILVMRRIVENVAPHPNVIGLHDVYEDAHGVHLILELCSGGELFDRIVGRDRYSEFDAAAVIRQIAKGLEALHKANIIHRDLKPENCLFSDKNEDSTLKIMDFGLSSVEDFSDPIVTLFGSIDYVSPEALSRQDVSAASDMWSVGVILYILLSGCPPFHAPTNREKQQRILQGEFSFQDHTWKTISSSAKELISRLLSVEPYKRPTASDLLGHPWVIGDWAKQDLMDAEVISKLQRFNARRKLRAAAIASVLSSKVALRTKRLRNLLGTHDLSSEELDNLRAHFARICADGENATLVEFEQVLKAMKLESLVPLAPRVFDLFDNNRDGTVDMREILCGLSSLRNSRGDDALRLCFQMYDADRSGCISKDELASMLRALPEECLPGDITEPGKLDEVFDEMDANGDGKVSFDEFKAAMQRDSALQDVVLSSLRPPAPGQ
- the LOC136520815 gene encoding calcium and calcium/calmodulin-dependent serine/threonine-protein kinase isoform X3 translates to MSKTESRKLSDDYEVVDVLGRGGFSIVRRGVSKSEGKTQVAIKTLRRLGPAMNGIQQGSKGGLPMWKQVSISDALLTNEILVMRRIVENVAPHPNVIGLHDVYEDAHGVHLILELCSGGELFDRIVGRDRYSEFDAAAVIRQIAKGLEALHKANIIHRDLKPENCLFSDKNEDSTLKIMDFGLSSVEDFSDPIVTLFGSIDYVSPEALSRQDVSAASDMWSVGVILYILLSGCPPFHAPTNREKQQRILQGEFSFQDHTWKTISSSAKELISRLLSVEPYKRPTASDVCPMLFFFLLFHPYCHIGQSELHITVLIKVADLVVLHHLDQLLGHPWVIGDWAKQDLMDAEVISKLQRFNARRKLRAAAIASVLSSKVALRTKRLRNLLGTHDLSSEELDNLRAHFARIKMGWREDCKLFKTCLISMFMITEISEAVA
- the LOC136520815 gene encoding calcium and calcium/calmodulin-dependent serine/threonine-protein kinase isoform X1 — encoded protein: MSKTESRKLSDDYEVVDVLGRGGFSIVRRGVSKSEGKTQVAIKTLRRLGPAMNGIQQGSKGGLPMWKQVSISDALLTNEILVMRRIVENVAPHPNVIGLHDVYEDAHGVHLILELCSGGELFDRIVGRDRYSEFDAAAVIRQIAKGLEALHKANIIHRDLKPENCLFSDKNEDSTLKIMDFGLSSVEDFSDPIVTLFGSIDYVSPEALSRQDVSAASDMWSVGVILYILLSGCPPFHAPTNREKQQRILQGEFSFQDHTWKTISSSAKELISRLLSVEPYKRPTASDVCPMLFFFLLFHPYCHIGQSELHITVLIKVADLVVLHHLDQLLGHPWVIGDWAKQDLMDAEVISKLQRFNARRKLRAAAIASVLSSKVALRTKRLRNLLGTHDLSSEELDNLRAHFARICADGENATLVEFEQVLKAMKLESLVPLAPRVFDLFDNNRDGTVDMREILCGLSSLRNSRGDDALRLCFQMYDADRSGCISKDELASMLRALPEECLPGDITEPGKLDEVFDEMDANGDGKVSFDEFKAAMQRDSALQDVVLSSLRPPAPGQ